In Brachyhypopomus gauderio isolate BG-103 chromosome 11, BGAUD_0.2, whole genome shotgun sequence, a single genomic region encodes these proteins:
- the LOC143527197 gene encoding uncharacterized protein LOC143527197, with amino-acid sequence MATVVPFASCYGSCSLQPWLLFGRGPGGGYMLLTYHGPRGAPRPSLACHTPQMTLRQICHMLRVMRQVRRREAAAASRKQVAVSSVPSSPSSQSEHRCLPSCLRRRRTSNIKKVS; translated from the exons ATGGCCACCGTGGTCCCT TTTGCCTCCTGCTACGGCAGCTGCAGCCTGCAGCCGTGGTTGCTCTTCGGAAGAGGCCCAGGGGGGGGGTACATGCTGCTGACCTACCATGGCCCCCGGGGGGCGCCGCGGCCCAGTCTGGCCTGCCACACCCCACAGATGACCCTGCGGCAAATCTGTCACATGCTCCGCGTCATGAGGCAGGTGCGGCGTCGGGAAGCGGCGGCCGCCTCCAG GAAGCAGGTGGCAGTGTCATCAGTGCCCAGCTCTCcttccagccaatcagagcaccGCTGCCTTCCGTCCTGCCTCCGTCGCAGACGCACCAGCAACATTAAGAAAGTGAGCTAA